From Streptomyces griseorubiginosus, one genomic window encodes:
- a CDS encoding glycosyltransferase family 2 protein, whose amino-acid sequence MPQQDIRPRIPDVVPAQPAPPGPEPVRRSLVSYVLPVYNEEDGITAFHTELVTALAERPELDFELVYVNDGSGDGSLAILKDLAKNDGRVRVVDFARNFGHQIAITAGLDVARGDAVIVMDTDLQDPPRVSLELVDAWREGAEIVHARRRSRQDTAFKRATAHLYYRVLRSSTDVDIPLDTGDFRLLDRRVADELRKYRERSRFVRGIVASMGYRQTEVAFDRDERFAGETKYPLRKMARLAIDGMTSFSTAPLKMITRLGFVVLALSLLGIVYALAMKFFRPDITVSGWTMMMCVVLFLGGTQMLSLGVIGAYVGRIYSEAQGRPLYLVRDVIGGDGER is encoded by the coding sequence ATGCCCCAGCAGGACATCCGACCGCGCATACCCGACGTCGTCCCGGCACAGCCGGCGCCGCCGGGACCGGAGCCGGTGCGCCGCTCCCTCGTCTCGTACGTCCTCCCCGTCTACAACGAGGAGGACGGCATCACGGCGTTCCACACCGAGCTGGTCACGGCGCTCGCCGAACGCCCCGAACTCGACTTCGAGTTGGTCTACGTCAACGACGGCTCCGGCGACGGTTCCCTGGCGATCCTGAAGGATCTCGCGAAGAACGACGGGCGGGTCCGGGTCGTCGACTTCGCCCGCAACTTCGGGCACCAGATCGCCATCACCGCCGGTCTCGACGTGGCCCGGGGAGACGCGGTGATCGTGATGGACACCGATCTGCAGGATCCCCCACGGGTCAGCCTGGAGCTGGTGGACGCCTGGCGGGAGGGCGCCGAGATCGTGCACGCCCGTCGGCGCTCCCGGCAGGACACCGCGTTCAAGCGGGCCACCGCGCACCTCTATTACCGGGTGCTGCGCTCCTCGACCGACGTGGACATCCCGCTGGACACCGGGGACTTCCGGCTCCTTGACCGGCGGGTCGCGGACGAGCTGCGCAAGTACCGTGAGCGCAGTCGGTTCGTCCGCGGGATCGTCGCCTCGATGGGCTACCGGCAGACCGAGGTGGCCTTCGACCGCGACGAACGCTTCGCGGGCGAGACGAAGTACCCGCTGCGCAAGATGGCCCGCCTCGCGATCGACGGCATGACGAGCTTCTCCACCGCCCCGCTGAAGATGATCACGCGGCTCGGTTTCGTGGTGCTCGCGCTGTCGCTGCTCGGGATCGTCTACGCGCTCGCGATGAAGTTCTTCCGCCCCGACATCACCGTCTCCGGCTGGACGATGATGATGTGCGTCGTGCTGTTCCTGGGCGGCACGCAGATGCTGTCGCTGGGTGTCATCGGCGCGTACGTGGGGCGCATCTACAGCGAGGCGCAGGGCCGGCCGCTGTATCTGGTGCGCGATGTGATCGGCGGCGACGGTGAGCGCTGA
- a CDS encoding FkbM family methyltransferase: protein MRIPQLEEANARMLAHAPSVRPVATSDIIRTHRKKFPYRGYVEIDSPYCPPFVMFCVNDDAVGLDTLWNGRFGYESGSLATWSRLAAQSTTIADVGAHVGYFSMIAALANPKAKVHSFEPVDQIHARLSVNVRSNAAQNVKLYQAGVSSEAGWAEISVRFAGNLLSTGSTLEGGAADAERKRIRLVCLDEVFAETRLDLVKIDVEGHEMSVLQGARQVLKRDRPTVLLEALRDADMRILLDEFDPLGYDCHWVTEQDGTLVPWYAPRPAKTRNLLFTPND from the coding sequence ATGCGTATCCCCCAGCTCGAAGAAGCCAACGCCCGCATGCTGGCGCACGCACCGTCCGTCCGGCCTGTTGCCACCAGCGACATCATCCGCACCCATCGGAAAAAGTTTCCCTATCGCGGCTATGTGGAGATCGACTCCCCTTATTGCCCGCCTTTCGTGATGTTCTGCGTGAATGACGACGCGGTCGGCCTGGACACACTGTGGAACGGCCGGTTCGGCTATGAGTCCGGCAGTCTCGCCACCTGGTCCCGGCTCGCCGCGCAGAGCACGACGATCGCCGATGTCGGGGCGCACGTCGGCTACTTCTCGATGATCGCCGCCCTCGCCAACCCGAAGGCGAAGGTGCACTCCTTCGAGCCCGTGGACCAGATCCACGCCCGGCTCTCGGTGAACGTCCGGTCGAACGCCGCCCAGAACGTGAAGCTGTACCAGGCGGGCGTCTCCAGCGAGGCGGGCTGGGCCGAGATCAGCGTCCGCTTCGCGGGCAACCTGCTGTCCACGGGCTCGACCCTGGAGGGCGGTGCCGCCGACGCCGAGCGGAAGCGCATCCGGCTGGTGTGCCTCGACGAGGTGTTCGCCGAGACCAGGCTGGACCTGGTGAAGATCGACGTCGAGGGTCACGAGATGTCGGTCCTCCAGGGGGCCCGTCAGGTCCTCAAGCGCGACCGGCCGACAGTACTGCTCGAAGCGCTGCGGGACGCGGACATGCGGATCCTCCTCGACGAGTTCGACCCCCTCGGCTACGACTGCCACTGGGTCACCGAGCAGGACGGCACGCTCGTGCCGTGGTACGCGCCCCGGCCGGCCAAGACGCGGAACCTGCTGTTCACGCCCAACGATTGA
- a CDS encoding glycosyltransferase family 2 protein — protein sequence MPKLSVIVPFYNVQQYAPDTLRSLRMNARRDFEFVLVNDRSKDETPAILDRAAEDLSDVAQVQVIHHETNGGLATARNTGLDAARGEYLTFLDGDDWLAPGYLTELVTAIEELGCDFVRTDHVQTVARARTVHRVPVGRRNEVLNPRDAILPADRSTSVDYAYAWAGAYHRRLLDRGLLHFTDGLRTAEDRPWIWKLHREAESFAVVSLLGVFYRRGVASSLTQIGDARQLDFIRAFDQVIEETAADRDADRLLPKAVRTYCAIIAHHLSDESKWEPSVARQLRTMSAAAIKRMPQDMLGDVLDTMDLRRSAKLRRLRRRVTSAKAAA from the coding sequence GTGCCTAAGCTCTCCGTCATCGTGCCGTTCTACAACGTGCAGCAATACGCCCCGGACACCCTCCGAAGTCTCCGCATGAATGCGCGCCGGGATTTCGAGTTCGTGCTGGTGAACGACAGATCCAAGGACGAAACCCCGGCCATTCTCGACCGTGCGGCCGAGGATCTCTCGGACGTCGCCCAGGTGCAGGTCATCCACCACGAGACGAACGGAGGGCTCGCCACCGCGCGCAACACCGGCCTGGACGCGGCACGGGGCGAGTACCTGACCTTCCTGGACGGTGACGACTGGCTGGCGCCGGGTTACCTCACGGAACTGGTCACCGCCATCGAGGAGTTGGGCTGCGACTTCGTGCGCACCGACCATGTGCAGACGGTCGCCCGCGCCCGGACCGTGCACCGGGTGCCGGTGGGGCGGCGCAACGAGGTGCTGAACCCGAGGGACGCGATCCTGCCCGCCGACCGCTCGACCTCCGTGGACTACGCGTACGCCTGGGCCGGCGCCTACCACCGCCGGCTGCTGGACAGGGGCCTGCTGCACTTCACGGACGGGCTGCGCACGGCCGAGGACCGGCCGTGGATCTGGAAGCTGCACCGCGAGGCCGAGTCGTTCGCCGTGGTGAGCCTGCTCGGCGTGTTCTACCGGCGCGGGGTGGCCTCCTCGCTCACCCAGATCGGCGACGCCCGCCAGCTCGACTTCATCCGCGCCTTCGACCAGGTCATCGAGGAGACGGCGGCGGACCGGGACGCCGACCGGCTGCTGCCCAAGGCGGTGCGCACCTACTGCGCGATCATCGCCCACCATCTCTCCGACGAGTCCAAGTGGGAGCCGTCCGTGGCCCGGCAGCTGCGGACCATGAGCGCGGCCGCCATCAAGCGGATGCCGCAGGACATGCTCGGTGACGTGCTCGACACCATGGACCTGCGCCGCTCCGCCAAGCTGCGGCGGCTGCGGCGGCGGGTCACCTCAGCGAAGGCGGCCGCGTGA
- a CDS encoding glycosyltransferase, which yields MTTNSLTATAPLAPVTDAHALTGKRKIAFASFVDENYLPGFLVLLRSLALTNPDVCEDFVVLYDDLRPGSIAQIRALHPRIVLRRVDAERYDSYKKGDQDNYLVRKAYFILDVFRIREYDTIITLDTDMVVLGDLGELLRLREGLAAVPQFFYGQHKLNSGLLVIQREYLSDSFCARLDKCGRSGDYELDKHDQGILNAVLDGDFVRLDARYNFVKRRLSGDLPVPDDTAILHFTGRHKPWQGGESGYSRAEERWREFELSDAEFQAAYLDRQGSLHHDLLVHYGTPHVARTGDVEAARKVAAAHISTGDYQDAVDILSSVRIPLDEAWPHEVLGHALMSVSRYDEARTQLLLAAAAPNRAATAYARLAQMAWVHGDNTEALRYATAGTAVDPTHRSSRLWAQRASAVPAQELGAPEDQLAHVAFYMDRQGNAGDKLLPESVRSAFGPDTTSRRWHSVHAHRLFDEGALQRVNRRRGLVIGGGGLFIPDTMPNGNSAWQWNVPDELLKRIDVPVAVFAVGFNAFDGQSYRAGRFRDSLRLLVEQSSFFGLRNHGSIEKVRAMVPSHLHDKIRFQPCPTTVTRQLVPDWQDPGKRDDTILINAAYDRAGLRFGHDYGYFLAQMAKAVRDLGELAEVQCVAHSLDDEKIVFDLRREHGISMPVIPMYDFENKEILDLYARTKLVIGMRGHAGMIPFGCGTPIISLISHPKMAYFLRDIERPEWGVSVHDRHLADRLVERSKELLADHDRTVADVHGRQQELWKVTEANAADLRVLLGG from the coding sequence ATGACCACCAACTCCCTCACCGCGACCGCCCCCCTGGCCCCGGTGACCGACGCGCACGCGCTCACCGGCAAGCGGAAGATCGCCTTCGCCAGCTTCGTCGACGAGAACTACCTGCCCGGCTTCCTCGTCCTGCTGCGCAGCCTCGCGCTGACCAACCCGGACGTGTGCGAGGACTTCGTCGTCCTCTACGACGACCTGCGCCCCGGCTCGATCGCGCAGATCCGCGCCCTGCACCCGCGGATCGTCCTGAGGCGCGTGGACGCCGAGCGCTACGACTCGTACAAGAAGGGCGACCAGGACAACTACCTGGTCCGCAAGGCGTACTTCATCCTGGACGTCTTCAGGATCCGCGAGTACGACACCATCATCACCCTCGACACCGACATGGTCGTTCTCGGCGACCTCGGTGAACTCCTCCGGCTGCGCGAGGGCCTCGCGGCCGTCCCGCAGTTCTTCTACGGGCAGCACAAGCTCAACTCCGGTCTGCTGGTCATCCAGCGCGAGTACCTGAGCGACTCCTTCTGCGCCCGGCTCGACAAGTGCGGACGCTCCGGCGACTACGAGCTCGACAAGCACGACCAGGGCATCCTCAACGCCGTCCTGGACGGCGACTTCGTGCGCCTCGACGCCCGCTACAACTTCGTCAAGCGGCGGCTGTCCGGCGACCTCCCGGTCCCCGACGACACCGCGATCCTCCACTTCACCGGCCGCCACAAGCCCTGGCAGGGCGGCGAGTCCGGCTACAGCCGCGCCGAGGAGCGCTGGCGCGAGTTCGAGCTGTCCGACGCCGAGTTCCAGGCCGCCTACCTGGACCGGCAGGGGAGCCTGCACCACGACCTGCTCGTGCACTACGGCACCCCGCACGTGGCGCGCACGGGGGACGTCGAGGCCGCCCGCAAGGTGGCCGCCGCCCACATCTCCACCGGCGACTACCAGGACGCCGTCGACATCCTGAGCAGCGTCCGCATCCCGCTCGACGAGGCCTGGCCGCACGAGGTCCTCGGCCACGCCCTGATGAGCGTCTCCCGCTACGACGAGGCGAGGACCCAGCTCCTGCTGGCCGCCGCCGCCCCCAACCGGGCCGCCACCGCCTACGCCCGCCTCGCCCAGATGGCCTGGGTGCACGGCGACAACACCGAGGCCCTGCGGTACGCCACCGCGGGCACGGCCGTCGACCCCACCCACCGCTCCAGCCGCCTGTGGGCACAGCGCGCCTCCGCCGTGCCCGCCCAGGAACTGGGCGCCCCCGAGGACCAGTTGGCGCACGTCGCGTTCTACATGGACCGGCAGGGCAACGCGGGCGACAAGCTCCTCCCGGAGAGCGTCCGCTCCGCCTTCGGCCCGGACACCACCTCCCGCCGCTGGCACTCGGTGCACGCCCACCGCCTCTTCGACGAGGGCGCACTCCAACGCGTCAACCGCCGTCGCGGCCTGGTCATCGGCGGCGGCGGCCTGTTCATCCCGGACACCATGCCCAACGGCAACAGCGCCTGGCAGTGGAACGTCCCCGACGAGCTCCTCAAGCGCATCGACGTGCCCGTCGCGGTCTTCGCCGTCGGCTTCAACGCCTTCGACGGCCAGTCCTACCGGGCGGGCCGCTTCCGCGACTCGCTCCGGCTCCTCGTCGAGCAGTCCTCCTTCTTCGGGCTGCGCAACCACGGCTCCATCGAGAAGGTGCGGGCCATGGTCCCGTCCCACCTCCACGACAAGATCCGCTTCCAGCCCTGCCCGACCACGGTCACCCGCCAGTTGGTCCCCGACTGGCAGGACCCCGGCAAGCGCGACGACACGATCCTCATCAACGCCGCCTACGACCGGGCCGGCCTGCGCTTCGGCCACGACTACGGCTACTTCCTGGCCCAGATGGCGAAGGCGGTCCGCGACCTGGGTGAGCTGGCCGAAGTGCAGTGCGTGGCGCACTCCCTGGACGACGAGAAGATCGTCTTCGATCTGCGGCGCGAGCACGGCATCTCGATGCCGGTCATCCCGATGTACGACTTCGAGAACAAGGAGATCCTCGACCTCTACGCCCGCACCAAGCTGGTCATCGGCATGCGCGGCCACGCGGGCATGATCCCCTTCGGCTGCGGCACCCCGATCATCAGCCTCATCTCGCACCCGAAGATGGCCTACTTCCTGCGGGACATCGAGCGGCCCGAGTGGGGCGTCTCGGTCCACGACCGCCACCTCGCCGACCGGCTGGTGGAGCGCTCGAAGGAGCTGCTCGCCGACCACGACAGGACGGTCGCCGACGTCCACGGCCGCCAGCAGGAGCTGTGGAAGGTCACCGAGGCCAACGCGGCCGACCTGCGGGTCCTCCTGGGCGGCTGA
- a CDS encoding DUF6716 putative glycosyltransferase: MPPSTPKPLRIAVLADSDTRWKWGALTADRIAPDPSMEAAPRGGAQVGLALDGYLLRGRATPTPRQLEEVGVRADSLREVTAVEFLRAMAESSYDLVVLALVGGGVQAMLHGLARVWEGREKRPVVVTGYVGVVYEKLADGLLLRHGADLVLANSRQDAERFRAVYEGVGADASAVTEVALPFLGGAAYEGEHTPYTVVFAVQPSVPDNRRDRMYLLERLVRHARLHPEREVLLKLRSRPGEHTTHIEELPYQKLVQRLDPPANFRLVYGNMGEVLDHTDLLVTISSTAALESLHRRIPTVVLTDLGVRETLGNHHFVGSGCLASWDQLDAGHRPVADEEWVARQGVVADGTYAAAFDTARERIAKLLATPEMPPLTPYYTPTTAPGYLPGILARHHLGPDGTPLPGAPAADKEPGPVRQIVRRAARGAYRHGVQRVAPVIRRMGEL, encoded by the coding sequence GTGCCGCCAAGTACACCGAAGCCCCTCCGAATCGCCGTCCTCGCGGACTCCGACACCCGCTGGAAATGGGGTGCGCTGACCGCCGACCGCATAGCCCCGGATCCGTCCATGGAAGCCGCACCGCGAGGCGGGGCGCAAGTCGGCCTCGCGCTGGACGGATACCTGCTGCGCGGCCGGGCCACCCCCACCCCGCGCCAGCTCGAGGAGGTCGGCGTGCGCGCGGACTCCCTGCGGGAGGTCACCGCCGTCGAGTTCCTGCGCGCCATGGCCGAGTCGTCGTACGACCTCGTCGTCCTGGCCCTGGTCGGCGGCGGGGTCCAGGCGATGCTGCACGGCCTCGCGCGGGTCTGGGAGGGGCGGGAGAAGCGGCCCGTCGTCGTCACCGGCTATGTCGGCGTCGTCTACGAGAAGCTCGCCGACGGTCTGCTCCTGCGGCACGGAGCCGACCTGGTCCTCGCCAACTCCCGTCAGGACGCCGAGCGTTTCCGCGCGGTGTACGAGGGGGTCGGCGCCGACGCCTCCGCCGTGACCGAGGTGGCCCTGCCCTTCCTCGGCGGCGCGGCCTACGAAGGTGAACACACCCCGTACACCGTGGTGTTCGCGGTCCAGCCCTCGGTGCCGGACAACCGCAGGGACCGGATGTACCTCCTGGAGCGGCTGGTCCGGCACGCACGGCTGCACCCCGAGCGCGAGGTGCTGCTCAAGCTGCGCTCCAGGCCCGGCGAACACACCACCCACATCGAGGAGTTGCCGTACCAGAAGCTGGTCCAGCGGCTCGATCCGCCGGCCAACTTCCGTCTCGTGTACGGGAACATGGGCGAGGTCCTCGACCACACCGACCTGCTGGTCACCATCAGCTCCACGGCCGCCCTGGAGTCCCTGCACCGCCGCATCCCGACGGTCGTCCTGACCGACCTGGGCGTGCGCGAGACCCTCGGCAACCACCACTTCGTGGGCTCCGGCTGCCTTGCCTCCTGGGACCAACTGGACGCGGGGCACCGGCCGGTGGCGGACGAGGAGTGGGTGGCCCGGCAGGGCGTGGTCGCCGACGGCACGTACGCCGCCGCCTTCGACACGGCCCGCGAGCGCATCGCCAAGCTGCTGGCCACGCCCGAGATGCCCCCGCTGACCCCGTACTACACACCCACCACGGCCCCCGGCTACCTCCCCGGCATCCTCGCCCGCCACCACCTGGGCCCCGACGGCACCCCGCTGCCGGGCGCCCCCGCCGCCGACAAGGAGCCCGGCCCGGTACGGCAGATCGTCCGCCGCGCGGCGCGGGGGGCGTACCGCCACGGCGTGCAGCGGGTGGCTCCGGTGATCCGCCGGATGGGCGAGCTGTGA
- a CDS encoding NAD(P)/FAD-dependent oxidoreductase: protein MNLGIIGAGATGLTAAWDAVRAGHQVTVLEAADELGGLAASLEVGGVPLERYYHHIFRSDKAMIALIEELGLGDALRFHRPTTGIYRGGKLIDFTTPLDMLRFPEFGPVDAVRFAGSSAVLKAVRKGDRYNDLTALAWLRKWAGKKATAAIWEPLLRGKFGDRAEQVSMAWLWARIHCRTFELGYVDGGFERVYAALRDGIEDHGGKVEFGKAVRSIRQDGPEEAVVTCADGSSYAFERLIVTTPQPAFAKAAGLPDDSTLWKNQYLGATCFVLELDRSAIPYYWLNINEPDFPFLAVVEHTKMIDPSVYGGRHILYVGNYVEREDRRFTTDPGQLLDEFVPYLKRINPAFDRSWIQTWHFSKAGFAQPVVTPEYRALIPAHETPLSRVTLATMAQIYPQDRGQSYSVAMAREVTTALGLNA, encoded by the coding sequence ATGAACCTCGGCATCATCGGCGCGGGTGCCACCGGCCTCACCGCCGCCTGGGACGCCGTACGCGCCGGCCACCAGGTCACCGTCCTGGAGGCGGCCGACGAACTCGGCGGTCTCGCCGCGTCGTTGGAGGTCGGCGGGGTTCCCCTGGAGCGCTACTACCACCACATCTTCCGCAGCGACAAAGCGATGATCGCGCTCATCGAGGAGCTGGGGCTGGGTGACGCCCTGCGCTTCCACCGGCCGACCACCGGCATCTACCGGGGCGGGAAGCTGATCGACTTCACCACCCCCCTCGACATGCTGCGCTTCCCGGAGTTCGGCCCGGTCGACGCCGTGCGCTTCGCCGGTTCGTCAGCGGTGCTGAAGGCGGTCCGCAAGGGCGATCGCTACAACGACCTCACCGCGCTGGCCTGGCTGCGCAAGTGGGCCGGGAAGAAGGCCACCGCCGCGATCTGGGAGCCGCTGCTGCGCGGCAAGTTCGGTGACCGCGCCGAACAGGTGTCGATGGCGTGGCTGTGGGCGCGGATCCACTGCCGGACCTTCGAACTCGGCTATGTGGACGGCGGGTTCGAGCGGGTGTACGCGGCGCTCAGGGACGGGATCGAGGATCACGGCGGGAAGGTGGAGTTCGGCAAGGCCGTCCGGTCGATCCGCCAGGACGGGCCCGAGGAGGCCGTCGTGACCTGCGCGGACGGATCCTCGTACGCCTTCGAGCGGCTGATCGTCACCACCCCGCAGCCCGCCTTCGCGAAGGCCGCCGGACTGCCCGACGACAGCACGCTGTGGAAGAACCAGTACCTGGGCGCCACCTGCTTCGTCCTGGAGCTGGACCGCAGCGCGATCCCGTACTACTGGCTCAACATCAACGAGCCGGACTTCCCGTTCCTCGCGGTGGTCGAGCACACCAAGATGATCGACCCGTCCGTGTACGGCGGCCGCCACATCCTCTACGTCGGCAACTACGTGGAACGCGAGGACCGGCGGTTCACCACGGACCCGGGTCAGCTGCTCGACGAGTTCGTGCCGTACCTCAAGCGGATCAACCCGGCCTTCGACAGGTCCTGGATCCAGACCTGGCACTTCTCGAAGGCCGGGTTCGCCCAGCCGGTGGTGACGCCCGAGTACCGGGCGCTGATCCCGGCCCATGAGACGCCCCTGAGCCGGGTCACGCTGGCCACGATGGCGCAGATCTACCCCCAGGACCGGGGGCAGAGCTACTCGGTGGCGATGGCCCGCGAGGTCACTACCGCGCTCGGGCTCAACGCCTGA
- a CDS encoding N-acylneuraminate cytidylyltransferase gives MSHPQAVRRVLAVIPARGGSKGVPAKNLAPVGGVPLVARAVRECRAARLVTDVVVSTDDQAIAAAARSAGAEVVLRPAAIAGDTATSEAAVLHAMDAHEALHGSAVDVVVFVQCTSPFVVREDIDGVASAIVENGADTAVTVAPFHGFIWRDADPFDEAITAGTGTEATAGTGTEATAGTVTEAEAAVGGGYGVNHDKSFRPRRQDRPQDLLETGAAYAMDAPGFRKHRHRFFGRTELVRTDPARVLEIDDPHDLARARALAPLFDADRPGALPSFADVDAVVLDFDGTQTDDRVLIDADGKEFVSVHRGDGLGIAALRKSGLKMLILSTEQNPVVAARARKLKIPVLHGIDRKDLALKQWCEEQGIAPERVLYVGNDVNDLPCFALVGWPVAVASAHDVVRGAARAVTTVPGGDGAIREIASWILGPSLDSLSLDK, from the coding sequence ATGTCCCACCCGCAAGCCGTGCGCCGGGTGCTCGCGGTGATCCCTGCGCGCGGCGGCTCCAAGGGCGTGCCCGCGAAGAACCTCGCTCCCGTCGGCGGTGTGCCGCTGGTGGCCCGTGCCGTGCGTGAGTGCCGGGCCGCCCGGCTGGTGACGGACGTCGTGGTCTCCACCGACGACCAGGCCATCGCCGCCGCCGCCCGCTCGGCCGGCGCGGAGGTCGTGCTGCGGCCCGCCGCGATCGCCGGTGACACCGCCACCTCCGAGGCGGCCGTCCTGCACGCGATGGACGCCCACGAGGCCCTGCACGGCTCCGCCGTCGACGTGGTGGTGTTCGTGCAGTGCACGAGCCCGTTTGTCGTCCGCGAGGACATCGACGGCGTGGCCTCCGCGATCGTCGAGAACGGCGCGGACACGGCGGTCACGGTGGCCCCCTTCCACGGCTTCATCTGGCGCGACGCGGACCCCTTCGACGAGGCGATCACGGCGGGGACCGGCACCGAGGCCACGGCGGGCACAGGCACCGAGGCCACCGCAGGTACCGTCACCGAGGCCGAGGCGGCCGTGGGCGGTGGCTACGGCGTCAACCACGACAAGTCCTTCCGCCCCCGCCGCCAGGACCGCCCCCAGGACCTCCTGGAGACCGGAGCCGCCTACGCGATGGACGCGCCCGGCTTCCGCAAGCACCGGCACCGCTTCTTCGGCCGCACCGAACTCGTGCGCACCGACCCCGCCCGCGTGCTGGAGATCGACGACCCGCACGACCTCGCCCGGGCAAGGGCACTCGCGCCCCTGTTCGACGCCGACCGCCCCGGCGCGCTCCCGTCCTTCGCGGACGTCGACGCGGTCGTCCTGGACTTCGACGGCACCCAGACCGACGACCGGGTGCTGATCGACGCCGATGGAAAGGAGTTCGTCTCCGTGCACCGCGGCGACGGACTCGGCATCGCCGCCCTGCGCAAGTCGGGCCTGAAGATGCTGATCCTCTCCACGGAGCAGAACCCGGTCGTCGCCGCCCGCGCACGCAAGCTCAAGATCCCCGTGCTGCACGGCATCGACCGGAAGGACCTCGCCCTCAAGCAGTGGTGCGAGGAGCAGGGCATCGCGCCCGAGCGCGTGCTCTACGTCGGCAACGACGTCAACGACCTCCCGTGCTTCGCCCTCGTGGGCTGGCCCGTGGCGGTCGCGAGCGCCCACGACGTGGTACGCGGCGCCGCCCGTGCGGTCACCACCGTCCCCGGTGGCGACGGCGCGATCCGAGAGATCGCCAGCTGGATCCTCGGCCCCTCTCTCGACTCCCTCTCCCTCGACAAGTAA
- a CDS encoding alpha-2,8-polysialyltransferase family protein: protein MAQTGSRTTQIFCASTLYGAVTLAAAIDSDLFEEPERRVLLVFNNTSTPETSVPLDEMPGFAPLRDHFDEVLSWNEAIRPFHPGSWTPRPDDVPLFERYLRLLWGLGEDRVELVLESIQVTPALTVAQIFTGAPVDVYADGLMSYGPTRNKLDPLVGTRVRRLLHLDLVAGLTPMLLTEFDVPPVVVPTSAFLKAMGEVTASVQELPRVPDEAALLLGQYLSALDILSPEEEESLHVRMLKGAVAQGHRSVVFKPHPSAPARFSRALEAEAEKLGVALTVLDEPVLAEVLFEKARPALVVGCFSTALFTASALYDLPAARIGTELLLERLTPYQNSNRVPVVLADAVLPDLEGRGGQEAVPADTLNALITALGFTLQPQIHPSLRPAAERYLSQHFGPRTRRYFRKKRLTALGLPGGIPERLTFLPRNSTARRVVRRARALKKAVKR from the coding sequence ATGGCACAGACCGGTTCCCGTACGACCCAGATCTTCTGCGCGTCCACGCTGTACGGCGCGGTCACGCTGGCCGCCGCGATCGACTCGGACCTGTTCGAGGAGCCCGAGCGGCGGGTGCTGCTGGTGTTCAACAACACCTCCACGCCCGAGACTTCGGTGCCGCTGGACGAGATGCCGGGCTTCGCCCCGCTGCGCGACCACTTCGACGAGGTGCTGTCCTGGAACGAGGCCATCCGCCCCTTCCATCCGGGCTCCTGGACCCCGCGCCCGGACGACGTCCCCCTCTTCGAGCGCTATCTGCGCCTGCTGTGGGGCCTCGGCGAGGACCGGGTCGAACTGGTCCTGGAGTCCATCCAGGTCACCCCCGCCCTCACCGTCGCCCAGATCTTCACCGGCGCCCCCGTCGACGTCTACGCCGACGGCCTGATGAGCTACGGCCCCACCCGCAACAAGCTCGACCCGCTCGTCGGCACCCGGGTGCGCCGCCTGCTCCACCTGGACCTGGTCGCGGGCCTGACCCCGATGCTGCTGACCGAGTTCGACGTGCCACCGGTCGTGGTGCCGACGTCGGCGTTCCTGAAGGCGATGGGTGAAGTCACCGCGTCGGTCCAGGAGTTGCCGCGGGTTCCGGACGAGGCGGCCCTGCTGCTCGGGCAGTACCTCTCGGCGCTGGACATCCTCTCCCCCGAGGAGGAGGAGAGCCTCCACGTACGGATGCTGAAGGGGGCCGTCGCCCAAGGGCACCGCTCGGTCGTCTTCAAGCCGCACCCGAGCGCCCCCGCCCGCTTCAGCCGCGCCCTGGAGGCCGAGGCGGAGAAGCTCGGCGTGGCCCTCACCGTCCTGGACGAGCCGGTACTCGCCGAGGTGCTCTTCGAGAAGGCCCGGCCCGCACTGGTCGTCGGCTGCTTCTCCACCGCCCTGTTCACGGCGTCCGCCCTCTACGACCTGCCGGCCGCCCGCATCGGCACCGAGCTGCTGCTGGAGCGGCTGACGCCGTACCAGAACAGCAACCGGGTGCCGGTGGTGCTGGCCGACGCGGTGCTGCCGGATCTGGAGGGCCGAGGAGGGCAGGAGGCCGTGCCCGCGGACACCCTCAACGCCCTGATCACCGCGCTCGGCTTCACCCTGCAACCGCAGATCCACCCCTCGCTGCGGCCGGCCGCGGAACGCTATCTCTCACAGCACTTCGGCCCGCGCACCCGCCGCTACTTCCGCAAGAAGCGCCTGACGGCGCTGGGGCTGCCGGGCGGGATTCCCGAGCGGCTGACCTTCCTGCCGCGCAACTCCACGGCGCGCCGGGTGGTGCGGCGGGCGCGGGCCCTGAAGAAGGCTGTGAAGCGCTAG
- a CDS encoding GtrA family protein has protein sequence MSADTTAPGTTTAPARRRLSRQLLSYTLIGGSGVALDLVVFLLLHNAAGMNEQFANAISTTLGIANNFVLNARFTFERRDRLVVRFLRFYAVGLTGIALTNLLFLAFTDGLGIDAGLIKAASLPLVLALQFVLNRKWSFA, from the coding sequence GTGAGCGCTGACACCACGGCGCCCGGGACCACGACGGCTCCGGCCCGGCGGCGGCTCTCCCGGCAGCTGCTCAGCTACACCCTGATCGGCGGCAGCGGGGTCGCCCTCGACCTCGTCGTCTTCCTGCTGCTGCACAACGCGGCCGGGATGAACGAACAGTTCGCCAACGCGATCAGCACCACGCTCGGCATCGCCAACAACTTCGTGCTGAACGCACGGTTCACCTTCGAGCGCCGCGACCGTCTCGTCGTGCGCTTCCTGCGGTTCTACGCCGTCGGCCTGACCGGCATCGCCCTGACGAACCTGCTCTTCCTCGCCTTCACCGACGGCCTGGGGATCGACGCCGGCCTGATCAAGGCGGCCTCGCTGCCGCTGGTCCTGGCGCTGCAGTTCGTGCTCAACAGAAAGTGGAGCTTCGCATGA